A window of Tautonia plasticadhaerens contains these coding sequences:
- a CDS encoding DUF1572 family protein, which produces MGEATGATGDRVAVAEDFVAEARASLEAAVALIRHGVGQLDAEQVWWRPREGVNSVGNLLLHLAGNLRQRFGSVIGGGPDDRDRFGEFTERGPIPKEELLRRFEEAAGRADEILATLTPDRLGRTCRFQLLAGEAEKSVLGVVIQSLTHLHGHAQEILHMTRMQLGEGYDFRQPSGVPPEPGGGA; this is translated from the coding sequence ATGGGAGAGGCGACGGGGGCGACCGGCGATCGGGTGGCCGTGGCGGAAGATTTCGTGGCCGAGGCCCGCGCGAGCCTGGAGGCGGCCGTCGCCCTGATCCGGCACGGCGTCGGCCAGCTCGACGCCGAGCAGGTCTGGTGGCGGCCCCGCGAGGGGGTGAACAGCGTCGGCAACCTGCTGCTGCACCTGGCCGGCAACCTCCGCCAGCGGTTCGGCTCGGTCATCGGCGGCGGGCCCGACGACCGGGACCGCTTCGGCGAGTTCACCGAGCGGGGGCCGATCCCGAAGGAAGAGCTGCTCCGCCGCTTCGAGGAGGCCGCCGGCCGGGCCGACGAAATCCTGGCGACACTGACTCCCGATCGGCTGGGGCGGACCTGCCGCTTTCAGCTCCTCGCGGGGGAGGCCGAGAAGTCGGTGCTCGGCGTCGTGATTCAGTCGTTGACCCACCTGCACGGGCACGCCCAAGAGATCTTGCACATGACCCGGATGCAACTCGGCGAGGGCTACGACTTCCGACAGCCGTCGGGCGTGCCGCCCGAGCCGGGGGGAGGAGCCTGA
- a CDS encoding PAS domain S-box protein, with product MSQPSRPTLARYGGAILAVLLATVARLALRPALGAQYPFGIYVVAVALAAWLCGTGPAVLALASGGLLGLTLSLSHSGMGALPEGALLTRVGLYLVLGVGAIRIGRAFRAVRLRLEREAEGRRRAEGHLALQALVLESMTEGVSIADEDGTIVYTNPAEDRLFGYGPGELVGRHLGSRNDGPPEEGARFVAGAIERLKAEGSWSGEWRSRRKDGTPFWAFARITEITRDGRRYRVCVQEDVTGRKAAEAALREREGQLRQLADSMPQIVWTATAAGAVDSFNGRWFEYTGMTPEASLARDGWREAVHPDDQARLDAMRASAVGEGELFDAEVRLRRADGAYRWHLVRSAPARDEDGRVTRRFGTATDIDDRRRSEEALRRGEERLRLALEAGRMGTWDWDIGTGRVEWSDNLPEIHGLPSGGFDGTMEGFRLLIHPEDRGRVEAAVAASIEGRSGYEVEFRVLRPDGSVGWMSGNGKVYDDGGGRPSRMIGVGMDITGRKLAEERLRASEAQYRAVYDQATVGIAEVDLAGRFLRANDRYCAIVGYGAEELIGLRFHDITHPDDPPANLERFGRVAEGPSSYTIEKRYVRKDGTTVWCRAAVSLIRDGGERPERVVAVVEDVTERRRAEAALLESEGRFRGLMEQAPFSVQVLDPDGRTLAVNRAWEDLWGLTLDRIADYNVLADAQLEAKGVLPLIRRAFDGQPARIPAIEYDPNETIPGRTRHGDPRRWVAAVAYPLKDPAGRVREVVLVHDDITDRMRAEEVAERRAAELDAVIDSIPDAVYVGTAEGMTKCNANALEMLGFTSPADLRRGIADLMGEISVRWPGSGEPLKPEELQFARALRGETVIEEVVIRRVDRDEDVHVRVAAAPVLLNGKIAGAVAVNSDVTERRRFEEQLRDADRRKDDFLATLAHELRNPLAPIRTALHLMREPDDGGHERVRAMAERQVVHLARLIDDLMDVARISKGRLELHREVVDLNTVVRQAVETARPQLDDRGHRLSVSLPGGPIRLEADPTRLEQVFWNLLNNAAKYTGPGGRIDLTAEAEGSQVLVRVKDTGIGIEPAMLPRLFQMFVQLGEHRDHSQGGLGIGLGLVRTLVELHGGSISANSEGPGRGSEFLVRLPVSPGATPEPARPKGGRNDDDEGPLPRRRILIVDDNVDAAVVMARVLARIHGQEVEVAHDGPSALEVAARFRPEVVLLDIGLPGMDGHEVARRLRGLPEFERTPLVALTGWGQEADRRRSREAGFDHHLVKPVDPDHLVELLRNIVPRPTSPDG from the coding sequence ATGAGTCAGCCCTCCCGCCCGACCCTCGCCCGATACGGCGGGGCGATCCTCGCCGTGCTCCTGGCCACGGTGGCGCGCCTGGCCCTCCGGCCCGCCCTGGGTGCCCAATATCCGTTCGGCATCTACGTCGTCGCCGTCGCCCTGGCCGCCTGGCTCTGCGGCACCGGCCCCGCGGTGCTGGCCCTGGCCTCCGGCGGCCTGTTGGGCCTGACGCTCTCCCTCAGTCATTCGGGGATGGGGGCGCTCCCCGAAGGGGCCCTGCTGACCAGGGTGGGGCTCTACCTCGTCCTCGGCGTGGGGGCCATCCGGATCGGGCGGGCCTTCCGTGCCGTCCGCCTGCGGCTGGAGCGAGAGGCCGAGGGGCGACGGCGGGCCGAGGGGCACCTGGCCTTGCAGGCCCTCGTCCTGGAGAGCATGACCGAGGGGGTCAGCATCGCCGACGAGGATGGCACCATCGTCTACACAAACCCGGCCGAGGACCGCCTCTTCGGCTACGGCCCCGGGGAGCTGGTCGGCCGGCACCTGGGATCCCGCAACGACGGCCCGCCCGAGGAGGGCGCCCGGTTCGTCGCCGGGGCCATCGAGCGGTTGAAGGCCGAGGGCTCGTGGTCCGGCGAGTGGCGGAGCCGCCGCAAGGACGGGACCCCCTTCTGGGCCTTCGCCCGGATCACCGAAATCACCCGGGACGGCCGTCGATACCGCGTCTGCGTCCAGGAGGACGTCACCGGCCGGAAGGCGGCCGAGGCGGCGTTGCGGGAGCGCGAGGGGCAGCTCCGGCAGCTGGCCGACTCGATGCCGCAGATCGTCTGGACGGCGACCGCCGCCGGGGCGGTGGACTCGTTCAACGGCCGCTGGTTCGAGTACACCGGGATGACGCCCGAGGCGTCCCTGGCCCGAGACGGCTGGCGGGAGGCCGTGCACCCCGACGACCAGGCCCGGCTCGACGCCATGCGGGCCAGCGCCGTCGGCGAGGGAGAGCTCTTCGATGCCGAGGTCCGGCTGCGACGGGCCGACGGGGCCTACCGCTGGCACCTCGTCCGCTCGGCCCCGGCGCGGGACGAGGACGGCCGGGTGACCCGGCGTTTCGGGACGGCGACCGACATCGACGACCGCCGCCGGTCCGAGGAGGCGCTGCGGCGGGGCGAGGAGCGGCTGCGGCTGGCGCTGGAGGCCGGCCGCATGGGGACGTGGGACTGGGACATCGGCACCGGCCGGGTCGAGTGGTCGGACAACCTGCCGGAGATCCACGGCCTGCCCTCAGGCGGCTTCGATGGCACGATGGAGGGCTTCCGCCTCCTGATCCATCCCGAGGACCGGGGGCGGGTCGAGGCGGCGGTCGCCGCCTCGATCGAGGGGCGGTCGGGCTACGAGGTCGAGTTCCGCGTCCTCCGGCCCGACGGCTCGGTCGGCTGGATGTCCGGCAATGGCAAGGTTTACGACGACGGCGGCGGCCGCCCGTCCCGCATGATCGGCGTCGGCATGGACATCACCGGGCGGAAACTCGCCGAGGAGCGGCTTCGGGCCAGCGAGGCGCAATACCGGGCGGTCTACGACCAGGCGACGGTCGGCATCGCCGAGGTGGACCTCGCCGGCCGCTTCCTCCGGGCCAACGACCGCTACTGCGCGATCGTCGGCTACGGGGCCGAGGAGCTGATCGGCCTGCGCTTCCACGACATCACCCATCCCGACGACCCGCCGGCGAACCTGGAGCGGTTCGGGCGGGTCGCCGAGGGCCCGTCGAGCTACACCATCGAGAAACGCTACGTCCGCAAGGACGGGACGACGGTCTGGTGCCGGGCGGCCGTCTCGCTCATCCGGGACGGCGGCGAGCGCCCCGAGCGGGTGGTGGCGGTCGTCGAGGACGTCACCGAGCGGAGGCGGGCCGAGGCGGCACTGCTGGAGAGCGAGGGCCGGTTCCGCGGCCTGATGGAGCAGGCCCCCTTCAGCGTCCAGGTCCTCGACCCCGACGGTCGGACCCTCGCGGTCAACCGGGCCTGGGAGGACTTGTGGGGCCTCACGCTCGACCGGATCGCCGATTACAACGTCCTGGCCGACGCCCAACTGGAGGCGAAGGGCGTCCTGCCGCTCATCCGCCGGGCCTTCGACGGGCAGCCGGCCCGGATCCCGGCGATCGAGTACGACCCGAACGAGACGATCCCCGGCCGGACCCGCCACGGCGACCCCCGCCGCTGGGTCGCCGCCGTCGCCTACCCCCTGAAGGACCCCGCCGGCCGGGTCCGGGAGGTGGTCCTGGTCCACGACGACATCACCGATCGCATGCGCGCCGAGGAGGTCGCCGAGCGGCGGGCCGCCGAACTCGACGCGGTCATCGACAGCATCCCCGATGCGGTCTACGTCGGCACGGCGGAGGGGATGACCAAGTGCAACGCAAACGCGCTCGAGATGCTCGGGTTCACGTCCCCGGCCGACCTGCGACGCGGCATCGCCGACCTGATGGGCGAGATCTCCGTCCGATGGCCGGGGAGCGGGGAGCCCCTGAAGCCGGAGGAGTTGCAGTTCGCCCGGGCGCTGCGGGGCGAGACGGTGATCGAGGAGGTGGTGATCCGGCGGGTCGATCGCGACGAGGACGTCCACGTCCGGGTGGCCGCCGCGCCGGTCCTCCTCAACGGGAAGATCGCCGGGGCCGTCGCCGTCAATTCGGACGTGACCGAGCGGAGGCGGTTCGAGGAGCAGCTGCGGGACGCCGACCGTCGCAAGGACGACTTCCTGGCGACCCTGGCGCACGAGCTCCGCAACCCATTGGCCCCGATCCGCACCGCCCTGCACCTGATGAGGGAGCCGGACGACGGCGGCCACGAGCGGGTGCGGGCGATGGCGGAGCGGCAGGTCGTCCACCTCGCCCGGCTGATCGACGACCTGATGGACGTGGCCCGCATCAGCAAGGGCCGGCTGGAGCTGCACAGGGAGGTGGTGGATCTAAACACGGTCGTGCGGCAGGCCGTCGAGACGGCCCGTCCCCAGCTCGACGACCGCGGCCATCGCCTGAGCGTCTCGCTCCCCGGGGGGCCGATCCGGCTGGAGGCCGACCCCACAAGGCTGGAGCAGGTCTTCTGGAACCTGCTGAACAACGCCGCCAAGTATACCGGCCCCGGCGGGCGGATCGACCTCACGGCGGAGGCCGAGGGCAGTCAGGTCCTCGTCCGGGTGAAGGATACGGGGATCGGCATCGAGCCGGCGATGCTGCCCCGTCTCTTCCAGATGTTCGTCCAGCTCGGCGAACACCGGGATCACTCCCAGGGCGGGCTGGGGATCGGCCTCGGCCTGGTCCGGACCCTGGTCGAGCTGCACGGCGGCTCGATCTCGGCGAACAGCGAGGGGCCCGGGCGGGGGAGCGAGTTCCTCGTCCGCCTGCCCGTCTCGCCGGGCGCGACGCCCGAGCCGGCCCGGCCGAAGGGGGGGCGGAATGATGACGACGAGGGGCCCTTGCCCCGCCGCCGGATCCTCATCGTGGACGACAACGTGGACGCCGCCGTCGTCATGGCCCGGGTGCTGGCCAGGATCCACGGCCAGGAGGTCGAGGTCGCCCACGACGGCCCCTCGGCCCTGGAGGTCGCCGCGCGATTCCGCCCCGAGGTCGTCCTGCTCGACATCGGCCTGCCGGGCATGGACGGCCACGAGGTCGCCCGGCGGCTGCGGGGCCTCCCCGAGTTCGAGCGGACTCCGCTGGTGGCCCTGACCGGCTGGGGCCAGGAGGCCGACCGGCGGCGGTCGAGGGAGGCCGGGTTCGACCACCACCTCGTCAAGCCGGTGGACCCCGACCACCTGGTCGAACTCCTCCGCAACATCGTTCCCCGGCCGACTTCGCCCGACGGATGA
- a CDS encoding GNAT family N-acetyltransferase has product MDRSGDEPRAITTEAMMPDDWEAVRAIYLEGIATRAATFETDAPDWEAWDRGRRGDCRLVARSGGRVVGWAALSPVSSRLAYAGVAEVSLYVAASARGRGIGTTLLRALIEASERAGIWTLQGTIFPENVASLALVGRSEFREVGRRERIGCLDGIWRDTILVERRSRAIGAEFIDPGPAEGDPGRSMVRCPGTFPGSRPNPPDDPSG; this is encoded by the coding sequence ATGGACCGATCAGGGGACGAGCCGAGGGCGATCACAACCGAGGCCATGATGCCCGACGACTGGGAGGCCGTCCGGGCGATCTACCTGGAGGGCATCGCCACCCGCGCCGCCACGTTCGAGACGGACGCCCCCGACTGGGAGGCCTGGGACCGGGGCCGTCGGGGAGACTGTCGCCTCGTCGCCCGCTCCGGGGGTCGAGTCGTCGGGTGGGCGGCCCTGAGCCCCGTCTCCTCCCGACTGGCTTACGCCGGGGTGGCCGAGGTCAGCCTCTACGTGGCGGCCTCGGCCAGGGGCCGGGGGATCGGCACGACGCTGTTACGGGCACTCATCGAGGCGTCGGAACGGGCCGGGATCTGGACGCTGCAAGGGACGATCTTCCCCGAGAATGTCGCCAGCCTGGCCCTGGTCGGGCGGAGCGAGTTCCGCGAGGTCGGCCGCCGGGAGCGGATCGGATGTCTGGACGGCATCTGGCGGGACACGATCCTCGTGGAGCGTCGGAGCCGGGCGATCGGGGCCGAGTTCATCGATCCGGGCCCGGCCGAAGGCGACCCGGGGCGGTCGATGGTCCGGTGCCCCGGTACGTTCCCGGGGAGCCGCCCCAATCCCCCGGACGACCCCTCAGGATGA
- a CDS encoding Calx-beta domain-containing protein: MRVSRENLRRWTSNSAGSFIDRVGPSSLASFTVSLDSANASPITLNYITADGTAVAGSDFSAASGTLTFAPGVTTQTILVPILDDTAVEPDETFAVILSNPVVATIVDEQGLGSIADDDATSIQVAVISPDFVSKGSSVDVTITGAGFVAGASVTFENGPGPAPSASNVVGVDSTTITATIAAPNGGPKRDRVWDVRVTNPDGSSAMLARGFTVTAGRNLMAASTAGPGTDAEPFYRWQLRFALRSTRASWRDAGADLGRLGPLHIRVADLPGTTLGRADGTTITLDRDAAGHGWFFDFTPGDASDVSEGRMDLLTAIAHELGHALGHDHDHEDDVMGEVLDPGVRRLPDRDSLVPRPGRVDRFSSR; this comes from the coding sequence ATGAGAGTGTCCAGAGAAAATCTCAGGCGATGGACCAGCAACAGTGCGGGGAGCTTCATCGATCGCGTCGGCCCCTCCTCGCTGGCATCATTCACGGTCAGCCTCGACTCCGCCAACGCCTCGCCCATCACCCTCAACTACATCACCGCCGACGGGACGGCCGTGGCCGGCAGCGACTTCTCCGCGGCCTCCGGCACGCTGACCTTCGCCCCCGGCGTGACGACCCAAACGATCTTGGTCCCGATCCTCGACGATACCGCCGTCGAGCCGGACGAGACGTTCGCCGTCATCCTGTCGAATCCGGTGGTCGCGACCATCGTCGACGAGCAGGGCCTGGGCTCGATCGCCGACGATGATGCGACCTCGATCCAGGTGGCCGTGATCTCCCCGGACTTCGTGTCGAAGGGCTCGTCGGTCGACGTGACGATCACGGGGGCCGGGTTCGTCGCCGGGGCGTCCGTCACCTTCGAGAACGGCCCAGGGCCTGCCCCCTCGGCCTCGAACGTCGTGGGCGTGGATTCCACGACGATCACGGCCACGATCGCCGCCCCCAATGGCGGCCCGAAACGTGACCGGGTCTGGGACGTGCGTGTCACCAACCCGGACGGCTCCTCCGCCATGCTGGCCCGGGGATTCACGGTGACCGCCGGCAGGAACTTGATGGCCGCCTCGACCGCGGGTCCTGGCACCGACGCCGAGCCGTTCTACCGCTGGCAGCTCCGCTTCGCCCTCCGCTCCACCCGCGCCTCCTGGCGCGACGCCGGTGCCGACCTCGGACGCCTCGGCCCGCTCCACATCCGCGTCGCCGACCTGCCCGGCACCACCCTCGGCCGGGCCGACGGCACCACCATCACCCTCGATCGCGACGCCGCCGGTCACGGCTGGTTCTTCGACTTCACGCCGGGCGATGCCTCCGACGTGTCGGAGGGTCGCATGGACCTGCTCACGGCCATCGCCCACGAGCTCGGCCACGCCCTGGGCCATGACCACGACCACGAGGACGACGTCATGGGCGAGGTCCTCGACCCCGGCGTCCGTCGCCTGCCGGACCGGGACTCGCTCGTCCCGCGTCCCGGCCGGGTCGACCGATTCTCCTCCCGCTGA
- a CDS encoding DUF1559 family PulG-like putative transporter → MPRRGFTLIELLVVIAIIGVLIALLLPAVQAAREAARRAQCTNNMKQIGLASHNYLDTQGCFPPGAISRSNGDGWSTNFMPWTVLILPQIEGNNAYAAMNINMGVGALDRGQAFTAYLAVPSSFICPSDGDNDNGTRPWAGTFSGGYPNPDGQSPAWDPPLNPFTGQVLQVVPITNYAISWGDNYAGGSLMGGLPWETPPTVTTLPPGTPRIGHHGYWGTHRGLPGGFTLNAGRLRGFGDYSTMQIATIASVRDGTSNTIFVGEVLPAADANNNFWTSTGCASGTTVPLGWDANSVPASDPACNGAWQGASTPLGCRYAASAKGFVSRHPGGANFLFADGSVRFLKESINHVTYNALGSRNGGEVVSADQY, encoded by the coding sequence ATGCCGCGACGCGGCTTCACGCTGATCGAGTTGCTGGTGGTGATCGCCATCATCGGCGTCCTGATCGCCCTGCTGCTGCCCGCCGTCCAGGCCGCACGCGAGGCGGCGCGCCGCGCCCAGTGCACCAACAATATGAAGCAGATCGGCCTGGCGTCGCACAACTACCTCGACACCCAGGGCTGCTTCCCGCCCGGCGCCATTTCTCGCAGCAACGGCGATGGCTGGAGCACCAACTTCATGCCCTGGACCGTGCTGATCCTCCCCCAGATCGAGGGGAATAATGCCTACGCGGCGATGAACATCAACATGGGCGTCGGCGCCCTCGACCGGGGCCAGGCCTTCACGGCCTACCTCGCCGTGCCGTCGTCCTTCATCTGCCCCTCCGACGGCGACAACGACAACGGGACCCGGCCTTGGGCCGGCACCTTCTCCGGCGGCTATCCCAACCCCGACGGCCAGTCCCCGGCGTGGGACCCGCCGCTCAACCCCTTCACCGGCCAGGTCCTTCAGGTCGTCCCGATCACCAACTACGCCATCAGCTGGGGCGACAACTACGCCGGCGGCTCGCTCATGGGGGGTCTCCCCTGGGAGACTCCCCCCACCGTCACCACCCTCCCGCCCGGCACTCCCCGCATCGGCCACCACGGCTACTGGGGCACCCACCGCGGACTGCCCGGCGGGTTCACCCTGAACGCCGGCAGGCTCCGCGGCTTCGGCGACTACTCGACGATGCAGATCGCCACAATCGCCAGCGTGCGCGACGGCACCAGCAACACCATCTTCGTCGGCGAGGTCCTACCCGCCGCCGACGCCAACAACAACTTCTGGACCTCCACCGGCTGCGCCTCGGGCACGACCGTCCCCCTCGGCTGGGACGCCAATTCCGTCCCGGCCTCCGACCCCGCCTGCAACGGCGCTTGGCAGGGGGCCAGCACCCCGCTCGGCTGCCGCTATGCCGCCTCGGCCAAAGGCTTCGTGAGCCGCCATCCCGGCGGGGCGAATTTCCTCTTCGCCGACGGCTCGGTCCGGTTCCTCAAGGAGAGCATCAATCACGTGACCTACAACGCCCTGGGCAGCCGCAACGGCGGCGAGGTCGTCAGCGCCGACCAGTATTGA
- a CDS encoding tetratricopeptide repeat protein, producing MSERPPNRPAGPRAPGWRHAAGALALISLLSAVGWLCLGLPAFMEARAARAALAAGRLDDATTRIDRWLRARPGDAEAWFLKARVDLGRADAGEALRAISRARSLGYPDGPTRQIEGIALARSGQAAAAEPLLRQAMDASTGPNPEVARELARIYLNSYRIEAATPVLSRWAREAPDDPTPHLWQVEVDRRSLASPQVIIDRYREALARDPGLEEARLGLADALRSDHRLAEAREVYEAYLRRHPESPAALLGLGLIAAEQGDDDEAADHLRKAAGLDPDDPQVLAELAAVALRRGDLEGALASLDEAIRRCPQDFELLYRRGLVLDRLGRPDQAARDRVLADRLRADQDRIKELRDRLVRSPLDPQVRFEVASWMMANGHEEEGLRWAEQTARDRPDHAPTCRLLADYFDRRGQADLGNFYRFLARSGTEPDPPRP from the coding sequence ATGAGCGAACGTCCTCCGAACCGCCCGGCCGGCCCTAGGGCCCCGGGATGGCGGCACGCGGCCGGGGCACTGGCCCTGATCTCCCTCCTCTCGGCGGTCGGCTGGCTGTGCCTCGGCCTCCCGGCCTTCATGGAGGCGAGGGCCGCCCGGGCCGCCCTCGCGGCCGGACGCCTCGACGACGCGACGACCCGGATCGATCGCTGGCTCCGCGCCCGCCCGGGCGACGCCGAGGCCTGGTTCCTGAAGGCCCGGGTCGACCTCGGTCGGGCCGACGCGGGGGAGGCACTCCGGGCCATCTCCCGGGCCCGGTCCCTGGGCTACCCCGACGGGCCGACCCGGCAGATCGAGGGGATCGCCCTCGCCCGATCGGGTCAGGCTGCCGCCGCCGAACCGCTCCTGCGCCAGGCGATGGACGCCTCGACGGGCCCCAATCCGGAGGTCGCACGGGAGCTGGCCCGGATCTACCTGAACTCCTACCGGATCGAGGCCGCCACCCCTGTGCTCTCGCGCTGGGCCCGGGAGGCGCCGGACGACCCCACCCCCCATCTCTGGCAGGTCGAGGTCGACCGCCGCTCCCTGGCCAGCCCGCAGGTCATCATCGACCGCTACCGGGAGGCCCTCGCTCGCGACCCGGGCCTGGAAGAGGCGAGGCTGGGCCTGGCCGATGCCTTGCGGTCGGATCACCGCCTCGCCGAGGCCAGGGAGGTATACGAGGCCTATCTCCGGCGTCACCCCGAGTCGCCGGCCGCCCTGCTCGGCCTCGGGCTGATCGCCGCCGAGCAGGGGGATGACGACGAGGCGGCCGACCACCTCCGCAAGGCGGCCGGGCTCGACCCGGACGACCCCCAGGTCCTCGCCGAGCTGGCCGCCGTCGCCCTGCGCCGGGGCGACCTCGAGGGGGCCCTTGCGTCGCTCGACGAGGCGATCCGCCGCTGCCCGCAGGACTTCGAGCTGCTCTATCGCCGGGGGCTGGTCCTCGACCGATTGGGGCGACCCGATCAGGCCGCCCGGGATCGCGTGCTCGCCGACCGCCTCCGGGCCGATCAGGACCGGATCAAGGAGCTGCGCGACCGCCTGGTCCGATCGCCGCTCGACCCCCAGGTCCGCTTCGAGGTGGCGTCCTGGATGATGGCCAACGGCCACGAGGAGGAAGGGCTCCGCTGGGCCGAGCAGACCGCCCGGGATCGCCCCGACCACGCCCCGACGTGCCGGCTCCTAGCCGACTATTTCGATCGTCGCGGGCAGGCCGACCTGGGCAATTTCTACCGCTTCCTCGCCCGGTCCGGCACCGAACCCGATCCGCCCCGGCCGTGA
- a CDS encoding leucine-rich repeat domain-containing protein, translating into MGIPGFARLALIAAIAAGCSGSGSGSEPVGLDRLRSRPERPGDATGRGDPGSAARDDVRRHGGILEYDLGRPGRPVIGVKFGAAFGSKGEITDVSLARLPELTEVRSLLVHDSKVTDEGLRPLETLPHLDTLGLVRAPITDAGLRSLEMLTGLRSLDLTGTAITDAGLARLRGLTNLETLRLSGTRITGAGLASLEGMTGLQDLLLEGTGVDDESLASLNGLTSLANLNLGGTRVTDEGLEHLLGLTSIRTLGLGNTSITDAGLGRLAGLPDLQFLSLGGTRLTSPGVDRFHEERPDVRLAR; encoded by the coding sequence ATGGGTATTCCGGGGTTCGCGAGGCTCGCCCTGATCGCCGCGATCGCCGCCGGGTGCTCGGGGTCGGGCTCGGGGTCCGAGCCGGTGGGCCTGGACAGGCTCCGGAGCAGGCCGGAACGGCCCGGGGATGCGACGGGGCGGGGCGATCCGGGCTCGGCCGCCCGGGACGACGTCCGGCGGCACGGGGGAATCCTCGAATACGACCTGGGCCGCCCCGGTCGGCCCGTCATCGGGGTCAAGTTCGGCGCCGCCTTCGGCTCGAAGGGGGAGATCACCGATGTGAGCCTGGCCCGGCTGCCGGAGCTGACCGAGGTCCGGTCGCTCCTGGTCCACGACTCGAAGGTCACCGACGAGGGCCTCCGGCCGCTCGAAACCTTGCCCCACCTCGACACTCTCGGCCTGGTCCGGGCCCCGATCACCGACGCGGGCCTCCGGTCCCTGGAGATGCTGACCGGGCTCCGGTCGCTGGACCTGACCGGGACGGCGATCACCGACGCCGGCCTCGCCCGCCTGCGCGGCCTGACGAACCTGGAGACGCTCCGCCTCAGCGGCACCCGGATCACCGGCGCCGGGCTGGCATCGCTCGAGGGGATGACCGGGCTCCAGGACCTGCTCCTCGAGGGGACCGGGGTGGATGACGAGTCCCTCGCCTCACTGAACGGCTTGACCTCGCTGGCGAACCTGAACCTCGGCGGGACCCGGGTGACCGACGAGGGACTGGAGCACCTTCTCGGGCTGACTTCGATCCGGACCCTGGGCCTCGGCAATACCTCAATCACCGATGCCGGGCTGGGCCGGCTGGCCGGGCTGCCCGACCTGCAATTCCTCTCCCTCGGCGGTACCCGGCTGACCTCCCCGGGCGTCGACCGGTTCCATGAGGAACGGCCCGACGTGCGCCTCGCGCGCTGA